A segment of the Acidimicrobiales bacterium genome:
CGAGATCCCACCCGCCGGCTGAGATCTCGAACCTCGACCCGATCCCCGCTTCCGGCAGCGGGGCGGTCAGCCGCCCTGGTGGTTCGAGGACGTGGGGGTGCGCCGGTTGTCGTCGGGACAGCCCGAGCCGGCGTGGCGCCCGTTGGTCGCCGCGGTCAGCACGGTGAAGCGGGTCAGGACCCGGGTGAGGCAGTGCGACTCCTCGGCGATGATCGCCATCCACCGCCGGAGCGTCTCGACGCCGGTGTCGGTCACCCCGTAGATGTTGCGGGTGGAACCGCCGGCCGGCGGCTCCATCTCCCACGACTCGAGGTACCCGTCGGCCTCGAGGTCGGCGAGGGCCCGGTACACAGCGGCGCGGTCGACGGGTCCGAAGCCCAGGCGCAGGAGCGAGTCGACGAGGCGGTAGCCGTGCCGCGGCTCCTCCGCCAGCAGCAACAGGAGGGCGGGGTAGAGGAAGTGCCGCGGCGGCGCCAGCTCGAAGCGGCTCTTGGGTGGAGCCGTAGGGTCAATGGCCGAGGCGTCCGGCCGAGCATGGGCCGTGCCGTTCGTCCTGTTCGGTGTTGTTGCCATGGACACCCCCGGGGCGCCACGCCGTGTCGCTCCCCCACGATCGACGTTACCCCTCGGCACGAATGGGTGTCCGGCGTCCCCATTGGCACGAACGAGGCCGGACCGTAGCATCGCCCAGGACCCCCGGGTCCGACGGAGGAGGGGCATGGTCATCGGCGACGCCGGGACAGCGGGAGCAGCGCAGCTCCCGGCGCGCGCCGCGGCCCCCACCGACCTGGCCGGGACGGCCCTCGCACTGGCCCGTCGCTT
Coding sequences within it:
- a CDS encoding helix-turn-helix transcriptional regulator encodes the protein MATTPNRTNGTAHARPDASAIDPTAPPKSRFELAPPRHFLYPALLLLLAEEPRHGYRLVDSLLRLGFGPVDRAAVYRALADLEADGYLESWEMEPPAGGSTRNIYGVTDTGVETLRRWMAIIAEESHCLTRVLTRFTVLTAATNGRHAGSGCPDDNRRTPTSSNHQGG